A genomic region of Rhipicephalus sanguineus isolate Rsan-2018 chromosome 1, BIME_Rsan_1.4, whole genome shotgun sequence contains the following coding sequences:
- the LOC119394094 gene encoding endoribonuclease Dcr-1, with translation MTSSKVAAGFFEWTRPVPREQWDPRDPGLLQAAKPYEQVEQLIGYNFRDKGFLLMAFTHGTLPASQRIVQATMEPMDELGDALLKYFLAAKLYGSIEPLCPRSLHEARSHVVANYSFALAVVRHGWHRLLRTGCARLNDDIVRYVRSVENADYPGDPANAPPKVLANAFGALCGAVYLDSNLDMAASWHAVYPLLQPHVDYEVAAVAAKSALYFF, from the exons ATGACATCGTCCAAGGTGGCTGCCGGCTTCTTCGAGTGGACGCGTCCCGTTCCTCGCGAGCAGTGGGATCCTCGTGACCCGGGGCTGCTGCAGGCGGCCAAGCCATACGAGCAGGTTGAGCAGCTCATCGGATACAACTTCCGAGACAAG GGTTTCCTTCTCATGGCGTTCACCCACGGAACGCTGCCCGCGTCCCAGCGCATAGTTCAGGCCACCATGGAGCCCATGGACGAGCTCGGCGACGCGCTGCTGAAGTACTTCCTGGCTGCCAAGCTGTACGGCAGCATAGAGCCGCTGTGTCCACGCTCGCTTCACGAAGCGAGATCGCACGTCGTCGCCAACTACTCGTTCGCCCTCGCCGTTGTCCGCCACGGGTGGCACCGGCTACTACGAACCGGATGCGCCCGTCTCAACGACGACATCGTCAGATACGTTCGCAGCGTAGAGAATGCG GACTACCCGGGCGACCCCGCAAATGCGCCGCCCAAAGTCCTGGCCAACGCATTTGGGGCGCTGTGCGGCGCCGTCTACTTGGACTCGAACCTCGACATGGCCGCCTCCTGGCATGCCGTCTATCCGCTGCTGCAACCTCACGTCGACTACGAGGTTGCAGCAGTCGCCGCCAAGTCGGCGTTGTACTTTTTCTGA